Proteins co-encoded in one Alcanivorax sp. genomic window:
- a CDS encoding helix-turn-helix domain-containing protein, which yields MNDDRRDSGRLTIFDAPSDELHMVEGELFEIPGVRGRIERVDFGTGLTLRIAELNVQEEAYFAVQNSIAPGWIGGSWNILGDIHIQPPGQSLLSCSEDEALLMRVDTPGTRYLLPAGQWIRHVGVTCTLASLAQRFGEAIPERLAPFLGDGEEEVAIRKVEVSAQLRNVASSMFSRQLQGPGRRFQLEALSILFLHELIEGYCGDPVERDEALAEWELAAHSELVARIQAEPGAPLVASQLAEEMGLTENRLNTLFKLQTGKRFAEFLRSERMLCARRLLEEEGVALKQVAQTVGFNHVSNFSRAYKRWFGENPGRTLRRP from the coding sequence GTGAACGACGACAGGCGGGATTCCGGCCGATTGACAATATTCGACGCCCCCAGTGATGAGCTGCACATGGTGGAGGGGGAGCTGTTCGAGATTCCCGGTGTGCGCGGGCGCATCGAAAGAGTCGATTTTGGCACCGGCCTGACACTGCGTATTGCCGAGCTCAATGTGCAGGAAGAGGCGTATTTCGCAGTGCAGAATTCCATTGCACCGGGATGGATTGGGGGAAGCTGGAACATTCTGGGGGATATCCATATCCAGCCACCAGGACAGTCATTGTTATCCTGCTCCGAAGATGAGGCATTGCTGATGCGCGTGGATACACCGGGAACGCGTTATCTGCTGCCGGCCGGACAGTGGATTCGCCATGTGGGTGTGACCTGTACTCTGGCATCGCTGGCCCAGCGTTTCGGGGAGGCCATCCCGGAGCGACTTGCGCCGTTCCTGGGTGACGGAGAGGAAGAGGTGGCCATTCGCAAGGTGGAGGTGTCCGCACAGTTGCGCAATGTGGCGTCCAGCATGTTTTCCCGCCAACTTCAGGGGCCAGGCCGACGTTTTCAACTTGAGGCGCTGTCCATTCTTTTTTTGCATGAATTGATTGAGGGGTACTGCGGCGACCCGGTGGAGCGGGATGAGGCGTTAGCAGAATGGGAACTGGCTGCCCACAGTGAATTGGTGGCGCGAATTCAGGCAGAACCCGGTGCCCCGTTGGTGGCCAGTCAGTTGGCCGAGGAAATGGGGCTGACCGAGAACCGGCTGAATACCCTATTCAAGCTGCAGACCGGCAAGCGGTTTGCCGAGTTTCTGCGCAGCGAGAGGATGCTCTGCGCGCGACGGTTGCTTGAGGAAGAGGGGGTGGCGCTCAAGCAGGTGGCGCAGACCGTGGGATTTAATCATGTAAGTAATTTCTCCCGCGCCTATAAACGCTGGTTTGGTGAAAATCCGGGCCGCACCCTGCGGCGTCCATGA
- a CDS encoding response regulator encodes MNTLSLDAVTHSLGVSYERMVEMADEGIWVLDHVARIQFVNPRLAAMLGYSQQALCGHSALEFLDPRESRALAHITLTNRQRQNEEFQQLRFLHKDGRSLLVKVGSTPLFDAGGNYTGSMGVLTDMTLRAQMEAREAARARALYLIATGADLPAILDAIVLGVEAQHPGALCSILLLDASGDHVTLGSAPHLPSFYNDAIHGAPIGPRAGSCGTAAYTGKRVIVENINTDPLWDDYRALALQAGLESCWSEPIRDSAGKVLGTFAIYHREPHRPDDDDIETIAASASLAAIAIERCRDQRRVLEMNEELEQKVRIRTLELNREKDRAEAASRAKSEFVSNISHEIRTPMHSIQGLLELLGKTGLDETQSAYLGKIDLAVQHLLGIINSVLDFSRIETGKFQLDRQHYSLRAVLNNVESQLANSAASKGLNLVFHVAEGVPDHLYGDPLRLGQVLINYIGNAIKFSDHGDIRISAKLINQDGRTCKLRFLVRDQGIGIPQEVQKSLFRPFEQGDSSTTREYGGTGLGLAICRNIVEATGGQVGVESEPGKGSEFWFTTRMGITDGKVPQHKDRLEPEELQRLQGCQILLVEDNEVNQMVARELLMQAGVDVAVASNGQQALEALGRQRYDAVLMDVQMPVMDGYEATRRIRQTPALRDNVIIAMTANAGREDKQAAFAAGVDDFVSKPIRAVRLYQALLKNMALASFREGEE; translated from the coding sequence ATGAATACGCTATCACTGGATGCTGTTACGCACTCTCTGGGCGTCAGTTATGAACGCATGGTAGAGATGGCAGATGAAGGGATCTGGGTACTGGATCATGTGGCCCGGATCCAGTTTGTGAACCCCCGTTTGGCAGCCATGCTGGGCTATTCGCAGCAGGCATTGTGTGGCCATTCTGCCCTTGAGTTTCTTGACCCGCGCGAATCCCGCGCGCTGGCCCATATCACCCTGACCAACCGTCAGCGACAGAATGAGGAATTTCAGCAGCTGCGCTTCCTGCACAAGGATGGCCGTTCTCTGTTGGTGAAGGTGGGCAGTACCCCACTGTTCGATGCAGGAGGGAACTACACCGGTTCCATGGGCGTACTGACCGACATGACGCTGCGTGCCCAGATGGAGGCCAGGGAGGCTGCCCGTGCCCGTGCGCTCTATCTGATTGCCACCGGTGCAGACCTTCCAGCCATTCTGGATGCCATTGTGCTGGGAGTGGAAGCCCAGCATCCGGGCGCGTTGTGCAGCATCCTGTTGCTGGATGCCAGCGGTGATCATGTCACTCTTGGCTCCGCGCCCCATCTGCCGTCGTTCTACAACGACGCGATTCATGGCGCGCCAATCGGTCCCCGGGCGGGATCTTGCGGCACGGCGGCCTACACCGGTAAGCGTGTGATCGTCGAAAACATCAATACCGACCCGCTATGGGATGATTACCGCGCACTTGCCCTGCAGGCGGGGCTGGAGTCGTGCTGGTCTGAACCGATTCGGGACTCTGCCGGCAAGGTGCTGGGCACTTTCGCCATTTATCACCGTGAACCTCATCGCCCCGATGATGACGATATCGAGACGATTGCCGCTTCTGCCAGCCTGGCGGCGATTGCCATTGAGCGATGCCGTGACCAGCGCCGTGTACTTGAGATGAATGAGGAGCTGGAGCAGAAGGTTCGTATCAGAACGCTTGAGCTGAATCGCGAGAAAGACCGGGCCGAAGCAGCCAGCAGGGCCAAGAGCGAGTTTGTATCGAATATCAGTCATGAAATTCGTACTCCCATGCACAGCATTCAGGGCTTGCTGGAACTGCTGGGCAAAACCGGACTTGATGAAACGCAGAGCGCATATCTCGGCAAGATTGATCTCGCAGTTCAGCATCTGCTTGGCATCATCAACAGCGTGCTGGATTTCTCCAGGATTGAGACCGGGAAATTCCAGCTGGACCGGCAGCATTACTCGCTGCGCGCAGTGCTCAATAATGTGGAAAGCCAGCTAGCGAACAGTGCAGCCAGTAAAGGCCTTAACCTTGTGTTTCACGTGGCTGAGGGGGTGCCTGACCATCTCTATGGTGATCCGCTCCGGCTGGGGCAGGTGCTGATCAACTATATCGGCAACGCCATCAAGTTCAGTGATCATGGTGATATTCGTATTTCCGCCAAACTCATCAATCAGGATGGCCGCACCTGCAAGCTGCGATTCCTGGTGCGCGATCAGGGGATTGGCATTCCTCAGGAGGTGCAGAAATCCTTGTTCCGTCCCTTCGAGCAGGGCGACAGTTCCACCACCCGGGAGTATGGCGGGACGGGTTTGGGGCTGGCAATTTGCCGCAACATTGTGGAGGCCACTGGCGGCCAGGTCGGGGTGGAAAGTGAGCCGGGCAAGGGCAGTGAATTCTGGTTTACCACTCGCATGGGAATTACCGACGGCAAGGTGCCACAGCATAAAGACCGCCTGGAGCCTGAAGAACTCCAGCGACTTCAGGGCTGCCAGATATTGCTGGTCGAAGACAACGAAGTGAACCAGATGGTAGCGCGGGAATTGTTGATGCAGGCGGGGGTAGATGTGGCGGTTGCGAGTAATGGCCAGCAGGCCCTGGAGGCGCTGGGCAGGCAGCGTTATGACGCGGTCTTGATGGATGTGCAGATGCCGGTCATGGATGGCTATGAGGCCACGCGGCGGATACGGCAGACGCCGGCGTTGCGAGACAATGTGATCATTGCGATGACCGCCAATGCGGGCCGGGAGGACAAACAGGCTGCTTTTGCTGCGGGGGTCGATGATTTTGTCAGCAAACCGATTCGGGCGGTGCGTCTTTATCAGGCCTTGCTGAAGAACATGGCCCTTGCCTCGTTCCGGGAGGGGGAGGAATGA
- a CDS encoding DUF3817 domain-containing protein — translation MTAVLVMAVFADNTVVSQNKARADATGRIWRRTGQDAGMQVAFTWGKQVLNLFRAASLAEGLSFLVILSVSLGLISRDYVFMIGMTHGVLFLVYMVLSLWVSNSRNWSVMVWLLIFLAAVVPFAFIGVELFLRREEQKGLQQADPA, via the coding sequence GTGACTGCCGTCCTTGTCATGGCCGTGTTTGCAGACAACACTGTCGTCTCACAGAACAAGGCCCGTGCAGACGCAACGGGCAGAATCTGGCGCCGCACCGGGCAGGATGCCGGTATGCAGGTGGCCTTTACCTGGGGAAAACAAGTGTTGAATCTGTTTCGCGCTGCGAGTCTGGCCGAAGGGCTATCCTTCCTGGTGATCCTGAGTGTGTCACTGGGGCTGATCAGTCGCGATTATGTCTTCATGATCGGCATGACCCATGGAGTGCTGTTTCTGGTCTACATGGTGTTGTCATTGTGGGTGAGTAACAGCCGGAACTGGTCTGTGATGGTGTGGTTACTGATCTTTCTGGCGGCGGTGGTTCCCTTCGCTTTTATCGGCGTGGAGCTGTTTCTGCGTCGCGAAGAGCAGAAGGGACTGCAACAAGCTGACCCGGCCTGA
- a CDS encoding STAS/SEC14 domain-containing protein: MKVLYDEATNVASVWPEAPLSEADFVDVATRIDPAIERHGELKGLVIATDSFPGWESFSALVHHLRFVRDHHRAVRRVALVTDSSLGILAEKIADHFVSAEIRHFPFAEIARAQQWVAGE, from the coding sequence ATGAAAGTACTCTACGACGAGGCCACTAATGTGGCCAGTGTCTGGCCCGAGGCACCGCTGAGCGAGGCAGATTTCGTCGACGTGGCTACCCGGATTGACCCTGCCATAGAGCGTCACGGCGAGCTGAAAGGGCTGGTTATCGCCACGGACTCCTTCCCCGGTTGGGAGTCGTTTTCCGCACTGGTGCACCATCTGCGTTTCGTCCGTGACCATCACCGGGCCGTTCGCCGTGTGGCGCTGGTGACAGATTCCTCGCTTGGCATATTGGCGGAAAAGATCGCCGACCATTTTGTGTCCGCCGAGATCCGACATTTTCCTTTTGCAGAGATTGCCCGTGCCCAGCAGTGGGTGGCTGGCGAATAA
- the katG gene encoding catalase/peroxidase HPI, translating to MSNATAGKCPVMHGANTSAGSEATKWWPQALNLNILHQHDTKSDPMSAGFSYREELKKLDTAALKRDLTNLMTDSQDWWPADWGHYGGLMIRMAWHAAGSYRMADGRGGAGTGNQRFAPLNSWPDNGNLDKARRLLWPIKKKYGNKISWADLIILAGNVAYESMGFKTFGFAFGREDIWAPEEDIYWGAEDEWLATSDNEKSRYSGERDLENPLAAVMMGLIYVNPEGVDGNPDPLKTAHDVRETFKRMAMNDEETVALTAGGHTVGKCHGNGDADTVGPEPEAADVHEQGLGWNITATRGVGNQAVTSGLEGAWTTNPTQWDHSYFDLLLNHEWELKKSPAGAWQWEPVDMKEEDKPVDAEDPSVRHNPIMTDADMAMKVDPEYRKISEKFHNDPAYFEDVFARAWFKLTHRDMGPKDRYVGPEVPSEDLIWQDPIPAGNSSYDVDAAKAKIAASGLSIREMVSTAWDSARTFRGSDMRGGANGARIRLAPQKDWEGNEPARLGKVLGVLEGIANDVDASVADMIVLAGNVGVEQAAKAAGLNISVPFTPGRGDATEEQTDAESFEPLEPIHDAFRNWLKKEYSVPAEKLMVDRAQLMGLSAPEMTALIGGMRVLGTNHGDSKDGVFTDREGQLSNDFFVNLTDMNNSWKPVGSNQYEIVDRSSGKVKWTASRVDLVFGSNSILRAYAEVYAQDDNQEKFANDFVAAWTKVMNADRFDV from the coding sequence ATGAGCAACGCAACCGCAGGGAAGTGTCCGGTCATGCACGGCGCCAATACATCAGCAGGAAGCGAGGCGACCAAGTGGTGGCCGCAAGCGCTGAATCTCAACATTCTCCACCAACACGATACGAAATCGGACCCCATGTCTGCGGGCTTCAGCTATCGTGAAGAACTGAAAAAACTCGACACCGCCGCCCTGAAACGTGATCTCACAAACCTGATGACTGACAGCCAGGACTGGTGGCCGGCGGACTGGGGCCATTATGGCGGTCTGATGATTCGTATGGCCTGGCATGCCGCTGGCTCCTACCGCATGGCCGACGGCCGGGGCGGTGCCGGCACCGGTAACCAGCGTTTTGCACCGCTCAACTCCTGGCCGGATAACGGCAACCTGGACAAGGCTCGGCGACTGCTGTGGCCAATCAAGAAAAAATACGGCAACAAGATCAGCTGGGCTGACCTGATCATCCTGGCCGGCAACGTGGCCTATGAATCCATGGGCTTCAAGACCTTTGGCTTTGCGTTTGGCCGGGAAGATATCTGGGCGCCGGAAGAAGATATCTACTGGGGCGCGGAAGATGAATGGCTCGCCACCAGCGACAACGAAAAGAGCCGCTATTCCGGTGAACGCGATCTGGAAAACCCGCTGGCCGCGGTAATGATGGGACTGATCTATGTGAACCCGGAAGGGGTGGACGGCAATCCTGATCCCCTCAAGACGGCTCACGACGTCCGTGAAACCTTCAAGCGCATGGCCATGAACGACGAAGAAACTGTCGCACTCACCGCCGGCGGTCACACCGTGGGTAAATGCCATGGCAATGGCGATGCCGACACCGTGGGCCCGGAACCGGAAGCGGCCGATGTGCACGAGCAAGGCCTGGGCTGGAACATCACCGCCACTCGTGGCGTGGGCAACCAGGCCGTGACCAGTGGCCTTGAAGGTGCCTGGACCACCAACCCTACCCAATGGGATCACAGCTATTTCGATCTGCTGCTCAACCATGAGTGGGAACTGAAGAAGAGCCCTGCAGGCGCATGGCAGTGGGAACCGGTGGACATGAAGGAAGAAGACAAACCGGTAGATGCGGAAGATCCGTCAGTGCGTCACAACCCGATCATGACCGATGCCGATATGGCCATGAAAGTCGATCCGGAATACCGCAAGATTTCTGAAAAATTCCACAACGACCCGGCCTACTTCGAAGATGTTTTCGCCCGCGCCTGGTTCAAACTGACCCACCGGGACATGGGCCCGAAGGACCGTTATGTCGGGCCGGAAGTCCCCAGTGAAGATCTGATCTGGCAGGACCCGATTCCCGCCGGCAACAGTAGCTACGATGTGGACGCGGCCAAGGCAAAAATTGCTGCCAGCGGCCTGAGCATCCGCGAAATGGTCAGCACCGCCTGGGACAGTGCCCGCACCTTCCGCGGCTCTGATATGCGTGGCGGCGCCAACGGGGCACGCATCCGCCTGGCGCCACAGAAGGACTGGGAAGGCAATGAGCCGGCCCGCCTCGGCAAAGTGCTGGGTGTACTCGAAGGGATTGCCAACGATGTGGACGCCAGTGTGGCCGACATGATCGTGTTGGCCGGTAACGTAGGGGTAGAGCAGGCGGCCAAGGCTGCCGGCTTGAACATCAGCGTACCGTTCACTCCGGGTCGTGGTGACGCTACTGAAGAGCAGACCGATGCGGAATCCTTCGAACCGCTGGAGCCCATCCATGATGCGTTCCGCAATTGGCTGAAGAAAGAGTACTCGGTACCGGCAGAAAAGCTGATGGTGGACAGAGCCCAGTTGATGGGCCTGAGCGCACCGGAAATGACCGCATTGATCGGCGGCATGCGTGTGCTCGGCACCAATCATGGTGACAGCAAGGACGGGGTCTTTACCGACCGCGAAGGCCAGCTGAGCAACGATTTCTTCGTCAACCTGACCGACATGAACAACAGCTGGAAACCGGTTGGGAGCAACCAGTATGAAATCGTGGATCGCAGTAGTGGCAAGGTGAAGTGGACCGCCTCCCGTGTCGATCTGGTGTTCGGTTCCAACTCCATACTGCGTGCTTATGCCGAGGTGTACGCCCAGGATGATAACCAGGAAAAATTCGCCAACGATTTCGTGGCCGCCTGGACCAAGGTTATGAACGCGGACCGCTTCGACGTTTAA
- a CDS encoding SDR family NAD(P)-dependent oxidoreductase translates to MSNELKFRLPKVLPYFSRAGQHWRWNVKSLISPKQALHDRVNGKVVILTGASSGIGAQVAMELAQAGATLALIARNREKLDALASEIHGRGGKAHVYPGDLTDFEECDRLCKAIDREHGRVDILINNAGRSIRRSIKFTYDRFHDYERTMQLNYLAAIRMAMNVLPGMEARDEGHIINVSTVGVQANPARFSAYLGSKWALEGWTWVAANEFAHTNIRFSSLNYPLVRTPMIAPTRIYKYMPVMSVDRAVKWMLDVIITQNKRKLGVFGKGALGMYYLLPKTSESIVNFSYQTVYEQPPENYISAKVRARACANEDKEDKNEDHVSTRRQPES, encoded by the coding sequence GTGTCCAATGAACTGAAATTCCGCCTCCCCAAAGTGCTCCCCTACTTCAGCCGTGCTGGCCAGCATTGGCGCTGGAATGTGAAGAGTCTGATCTCACCGAAACAGGCCCTGCATGATCGGGTCAACGGCAAGGTGGTGATCCTGACAGGGGCCAGTTCAGGAATCGGCGCCCAGGTCGCCATGGAACTGGCGCAGGCCGGCGCCACTCTGGCACTGATCGCCCGCAACCGGGAAAAGCTGGACGCCCTTGCCAGCGAGATCCACGGGCGGGGAGGCAAGGCCCATGTCTATCCCGGAGACCTGACCGATTTCGAGGAATGTGATCGTCTTTGCAAGGCAATCGACAGAGAGCATGGCCGGGTGGATATCCTGATCAACAATGCCGGCCGCTCCATCCGCCGCTCCATCAAGTTCACCTATGACCGCTTTCACGACTATGAGCGCACCATGCAGCTCAATTACCTTGCCGCTATTCGCATGGCCATGAATGTGCTGCCGGGCATGGAAGCCCGTGATGAAGGGCACATCATCAATGTGTCCACGGTCGGGGTGCAGGCCAACCCGGCACGTTTCTCTGCGTATCTGGGCTCCAAGTGGGCACTGGAAGGCTGGACCTGGGTCGCCGCCAATGAGTTTGCCCATACCAACATCCGTTTTTCATCGCTGAACTATCCGCTGGTACGCACCCCCATGATCGCCCCCACCAGGATCTATAAATACATGCCGGTGATGTCCGTGGACCGGGCAGTAAAATGGATGCTGGATGTGATCATTACCCAGAACAAACGCAAGCTCGGTGTCTTTGGCAAAGGCGCGCTGGGCATGTACTACCTGTTGCCAAAGACCTCGGAGTCCATCGTCAATTTCAGCTATCAGACGGTCTATGAGCAACCGCCGGAGAATTACATATCTGCAAAAGTGCGCGCCCGCGCCTGTGCCAATGAAGATAAAGAGGACAAGAATGAAGATCACGTGAGCACACGACGGCAACCGGAAAGCTGA
- a CDS encoding TetR/AcrR family transcriptional regulator, with amino-acid sequence MKKEPRQVRSRATVQAMVEACARILEERGYAGLTTNAVAEVAGVSIGSVYEFFPGKEAIVARLADTLLADVSATLNARFERTDSREDLHRAMRHLIGALHDLISQHRKLLQVLIFQVPFVQQLPSAQKLQQELLRVVVNGLSKSREHYRLTVPPSSLYLMATSTAGSLLHLVLMKPAGLDAGTVLDDLANKMADWLASG; translated from the coding sequence ATGAAAAAGGAGCCCAGGCAGGTTCGCTCCCGAGCGACAGTGCAGGCCATGGTGGAAGCCTGTGCTCGGATTCTGGAGGAGCGCGGTTATGCCGGGCTCACCACTAATGCAGTGGCGGAGGTAGCGGGGGTGAGTATCGGCTCGGTGTATGAGTTCTTCCCTGGTAAGGAGGCGATTGTGGCCCGACTTGCCGACACCTTGCTGGCGGATGTCTCGGCCACCCTCAATGCCCGTTTTGAACGTACCGACAGCCGCGAGGATTTGCACCGTGCCATGCGTCATCTGATCGGCGCCCTGCATGATTTAATTTCTCAGCACCGAAAATTGCTTCAGGTGCTGATCTTTCAGGTGCCCTTTGTGCAGCAGCTGCCATCTGCGCAGAAATTACAGCAGGAATTGCTGCGGGTGGTGGTGAATGGCCTGTCGAAATCCCGTGAGCATTATCGGCTGACGGTGCCGCCCAGTAGCCTTTACCTGATGGCCACATCCACAGCGGGCAGTCTGCTGCATCTGGTGTTGATGAAGCCGGCAGGGCTGGATGCCGGCACGGTGCTGGATGACCTGGCTAACAAGATGGCGGATTGGCTGGCCTCAGGATGA
- a CDS encoding PQQ-binding-like beta-propeller repeat protein, which produces MSYRRNLPWATLLVAVMALAGCGGSGSSAGAAPVSQVRAVPDADVPADPPPASPADGFCQEMDVDFSASPEASVSELPGVMKRFVKHQDQTPLSHFSQLSLASRSPAIQSSEVIPKGQGFATIHGNVINNDQVDLTIPGSLALEWTVESQLYQPEGVTSGMHGYYGTHVFPVSQTDIDFSMFALDQDTGARNWVVRPGQIGQGGTPMILDDPESGEKIVYSGGLRGVFAIDEAGEVKWCTNTGLAVDAAATEDFDTHIKRRLWGMNYHQPSDSVVAVYGDGLVMAFSRETGALRASYQIEGDPSVDNTGLNLPAPLLEGAEVAMRRQFVPEGAQLSEDARIFDTIVAVALGGDMVVSNYYATDPDSDRLWIAATMPDAADGKEDGVARFGALHAINLVPDGDGYEFQSDCTVPFEGGSASTPAVLPGGERIYTSDNDGNALAFNQDCELVWSVNVGDQILGSLAVSPYDHYIYAATGSGVFQIIDHGNSAELGWSAELDGIFSGGLLLLPILQLLTDALDAVGLPLPAELQASNIQIASISENALVMIAGLGLQMDPERSEVFAPLVMTLTIIDRMTGDLINATPAREESIAVTGVDMDGSVVIGNSPLRRGALVGVTEVLGGGLLGAALRDVIPPLTGGVSKYSPVDRFDQAARDAICYSARKVLAWDVNRDRVDYSWADAPESTAFEALWRQSREMLKKGLAAGEVGNGDYAEIQFALQEAKERIESGDYRAAHSVLDESCLRLH; this is translated from the coding sequence ATGTCCTATCGTCGGAATTTGCCGTGGGCCACCCTATTGGTGGCAGTAATGGCCCTGGCCGGTTGTGGAGGCTCGGGGTCGTCCGCTGGTGCTGCGCCGGTTTCACAAGTCCGGGCGGTGCCGGATGCGGATGTACCCGCTGATCCGCCTCCAGCGTCACCTGCCGACGGGTTCTGCCAGGAAATGGATGTGGACTTTTCCGCCTCCCCTGAAGCCAGTGTCAGTGAGTTACCTGGGGTGATGAAGAGGTTCGTGAAACACCAGGACCAGACGCCCTTGTCGCATTTCTCACAGCTGTCACTGGCATCGCGCTCACCGGCGATACAGTCCAGTGAGGTGATTCCGAAAGGGCAGGGCTTTGCCACCATTCATGGCAATGTGATCAACAATGATCAGGTTGACCTGACGATCCCGGGGAGTCTGGCACTGGAATGGACCGTGGAAAGTCAGCTTTACCAGCCCGAAGGTGTGACATCGGGCATGCATGGCTACTACGGCACACATGTCTTTCCGGTATCGCAAACCGATATTGATTTCTCCATGTTTGCGCTTGATCAGGATACCGGAGCCAGAAACTGGGTGGTGCGACCCGGGCAGATTGGCCAGGGCGGTACCCCCATGATTCTTGATGATCCAGAGAGCGGTGAAAAAATCGTTTACTCGGGCGGGTTGCGCGGGGTATTTGCCATCGATGAAGCCGGCGAGGTGAAGTGGTGTACCAATACCGGCCTGGCCGTTGATGCTGCGGCCACGGAAGATTTTGATACCCATATCAAGCGGCGATTGTGGGGGATGAACTATCACCAGCCCAGCGACAGCGTGGTGGCGGTCTATGGGGATGGTTTGGTGATGGCGTTCTCCCGGGAAACCGGGGCGTTACGCGCCTCCTATCAGATTGAAGGCGATCCTTCGGTGGACAACACCGGCCTGAACTTGCCGGCCCCGCTTCTGGAAGGGGCGGAGGTGGCCATGCGTAGACAGTTTGTGCCTGAGGGAGCGCAGCTGTCTGAGGATGCCCGGATCTTCGACACTATTGTGGCGGTGGCGCTGGGTGGAGACATGGTAGTCAGTAACTACTATGCCACCGATCCGGATTCGGATCGTCTCTGGATCGCGGCCACGATGCCGGATGCGGCGGATGGCAAGGAAGACGGTGTGGCCCGCTTTGGTGCCCTGCATGCCATTAATCTGGTCCCGGACGGCGATGGATATGAGTTCCAGTCTGACTGCACGGTGCCTTTCGAGGGCGGATCGGCCTCCACGCCAGCGGTGCTTCCCGGTGGGGAGCGTATCTACACCTCGGATAATGATGGCAATGCGTTGGCGTTCAACCAGGATTGTGAACTGGTTTGGTCTGTGAATGTGGGCGACCAGATTCTCGGGTCTCTGGCGGTGTCACCTTATGACCACTATATCTATGCTGCGACCGGGTCCGGGGTGTTCCAGATTATCGATCATGGCAACAGTGCTGAGTTGGGCTGGTCCGCTGAACTGGACGGGATCTTTTCCGGTGGTCTGCTGTTGTTGCCGATACTGCAGTTGCTTACGGATGCACTGGATGCTGTGGGGCTGCCCCTGCCGGCGGAGCTGCAAGCTTCAAATATCCAGATCGCGAGCATTTCTGAAAATGCGCTTGTAATGATCGCCGGGCTGGGCCTGCAGATGGATCCTGAGCGCAGTGAGGTGTTTGCGCCGTTGGTGATGACCCTCACCATCATCGACCGTATGACCGGTGACCTGATCAACGCCACACCTGCACGGGAAGAGTCCATTGCCGTGACCGGCGTAGACATGGACGGCAGCGTGGTCATTGGAAACTCGCCACTGAGACGAGGGGCTCTGGTCGGGGTGACGGAAGTGCTGGGCGGCGGCTTGCTGGGTGCCGCATTGCGTGACGTGATTCCCCCTTTGACGGGTGGGGTAAGCAAGTACTCGCCTGTAGACCGCTTTGACCAGGCGGCACGGGATGCCATCTGCTATAGCGCGAGAAAGGTGCTGGCCTGGGACGTGAATAGAGACAGGGTGGATTACAGTTGGGCTGATGCGCCGGAATCCACTGCCTTCGAGGCATTGTGGCGGCAGAGCCGGGAAATGCTGAAAAAAGGGTTGGCTGCCGGTGAAGTGGGCAATGGGGATTATGCCGAGATACAGTTCGCCCTGCAGGAGGCAAAAGAACGGATTGAATCGGGAGACTATCGCGCTGCCCACAGTGTGCTGGATGAGAGCTGCCTGCGGTTACACTGA
- a CDS encoding SDR family NAD(P)-dependent oxidoreductase: MNKPSSPDTVRLITGASSGIGLALVQHWLSETAPVIAVSRHATRNPALQSLQQQGLPLTCMDVDITGETALETLAHTCRQSNTLPTQIINCAGVLHDRDRGLVPEKRLEDITLEGLHNSFALNTFAPILLARHLLPLLPRRQPALFASISARVGSIEDNHLGGWYSYRASKAAQNQLLRTLAIETRRRYPQLCVMALHPGTTDTPLSTPFQRNVPEGKLFSPKRAARQLAHIMDHANEEQHGGFIAWDGSTIPW, translated from the coding sequence ATGAATAAACCATCGTCCCCCGACACTGTCAGGCTGATCACGGGTGCCAGCTCCGGTATCGGCCTGGCACTGGTGCAGCACTGGTTGTCTGAAACGGCGCCGGTGATTGCGGTGTCCCGCCATGCGACCCGCAACCCGGCCCTGCAATCCTTGCAACAACAGGGACTGCCACTGACCTGTATGGATGTGGATATTACCGGGGAAACGGCATTGGAAACGCTTGCGCATACCTGCCGACAGAGCAACACCCTGCCAACACAAATCATCAACTGTGCCGGAGTGCTGCATGACAGGGATCGTGGACTGGTACCGGAAAAACGGCTTGAAGACATAACGCTTGAAGGGCTGCACAACAGCTTTGCCCTGAACACCTTTGCCCCCATTCTGCTGGCGCGCCATCTGCTGCCATTGCTGCCACGCCGACAGCCAGCCCTGTTCGCCAGCATCAGTGCGCGGGTGGGCAGCATCGAAGATAACCATCTGGGTGGCTGGTACAGCTACCGGGCCAGCAAGGCTGCCCAGAACCAGCTACTGCGCACTCTGGCCATCGAGACCCGCAGGCGCTACCCACAACTGTGTGTCATGGCGCTGCATCCCGGTACCACCGACACGCCGCTGTCCACACCGTTTCAACGCAACGTCCCGGAAGGGAAGCTCTTTTCGCCTAAACGCGCCGCCCGGCAACTTGCTCACATCATGGATCACGCCAATGAAGAACAGCATGGCGGCTTTATTGCCTGGGATGGCAGCACCATTCCATGGTGA